The Terriglobus tenax genome contains a region encoding:
- the rpmG gene encoding 50S ribosomal protein L33, whose translation MREIVTLQCPECKNRNYSTTKNKKTTTGRLEFSKFCKFCRKHTDHKETK comes from the coding sequence ATGCGCGAAATCGTTACCCTGCAGTGCCCGGAATGCAAGAACCGGAACTATTCGACGACCAAGAACAAGAAGACGACCACGGGCCGTCTGGAATTCTCGAAGTTCTGCAAGTTCTGCCGCAAGCACACAGACCATAAGGAAACCAAGTAA
- a CDS encoding RNA polymerase sigma factor gives MSLDEQDRFLTETMERDEPRLRSFIRRRVKDTEDAEDILQEVFYELVETYRLMKPVEQATGWMFTVARNRITDMFRKKKPSSLQEPVVDDASLTLEDLLPSKDAGPEAAYARAVLMDVIEDALDELPDAQREVFLAHEVEGLSFKEISDATGVGINTLLSRKRYAVVHLRERLEEMKDVFGK, from the coding sequence ATGAGCCTCGACGAACAGGACCGCTTCCTTACCGAGACGATGGAGCGCGATGAGCCGCGCCTGCGCAGCTTCATCCGCCGCCGTGTGAAGGATACCGAGGACGCCGAGGACATACTGCAGGAGGTCTTCTACGAACTGGTGGAGACTTACCGGCTGATGAAGCCGGTGGAGCAGGCGACCGGATGGATGTTTACCGTGGCGCGAAACCGCATCACGGACATGTTCCGGAAGAAGAAGCCGAGCTCGCTGCAAGAGCCGGTGGTGGACGACGCTTCGCTGACGCTGGAAGACCTGTTGCCCTCCAAGGATGCCGGGCCGGAGGCGGCCTATGCGCGGGCGGTGCTGATGGATGTGATCGAAGATGCCCTGGACGAGCTGCCCGACGCGCAGCGCGAAGTCTTTCTGGCGCATGAGGTGGAAGGTTTGAGCTTCAAGGAGATCTCCGACGCAACCGGAGTCGGGATCAATACGCTGCTCTCGCGCAAGCGGTATGCCGTGGTGCATCTGCGCGAGCGGCTGGAAGAGATGAAGGATGTCTTCGGAAAGTAG
- the nusG gene encoding transcription termination/antitermination protein NusG: MAEELNPAGGNEGGEQQLPADQLAPPTNENFKWYIIHAYSGFERKVRESLESRVQAFGLQNKIGRVMIPTEPVTELRNGKKYTIERVFLPGYVLVEMDLDNDLWHIIKNTPRVTGFLGTGDKPVALSEEEVSSIIFRSDVSKDKPKLKVKFDKGEQVRITEGPFANFNGTVDDVNEDKQTLKVMVSIFGRATPVEIEFSKVDKTIE, from the coding sequence ATGGCAGAAGAACTGAACCCGGCAGGCGGCAACGAGGGCGGAGAGCAGCAGCTCCCCGCCGATCAGCTTGCGCCTCCGACGAACGAAAACTTCAAGTGGTACATCATTCACGCTTACTCGGGCTTTGAGCGCAAGGTGCGCGAGAGCCTTGAGAGCCGTGTACAGGCTTTTGGTCTGCAGAACAAGATCGGCCGCGTGATGATTCCCACCGAGCCGGTGACCGAACTGCGTAACGGCAAGAAGTACACAATCGAGCGCGTTTTCCTTCCCGGCTATGTGCTGGTGGAGATGGACCTCGACAACGATCTGTGGCACATCATCAAGAACACGCCGCGGGTTACGGGCTTTCTGGGAACCGGCGATAAGCCGGTGGCTCTGAGCGAGGAAGAGGTCAGCTCGATCATCTTCCGCTCCGATGTCTCCAAGGACAAGCCCAAGCTCAAGGTCAAGTTCGACAAGGGCGAGCAGGTACGCATCACCGAGGGACCGTTTGCGAACTTCAACGGCACCGTGGACGATGTGAACGAAGACAAGCAGACCCTGAAGGTCATGGTTTCGATCTTCGGCCGTGCAACACCGGTGGAGATCGAGTTCTCCAAGGTCGATAAAACGATCGAGTAA
- the secE gene encoding preprotein translocase subunit SecE has product MAKAVAVAEEQNAGMQQWKSQPAKLSGFLKDVRNELKKVVSPSRAEVQSTTIVVIVTVFVFAFYFWIVDNVIGRAIEVVLDKLTSH; this is encoded by the coding sequence ATGGCCAAGGCGGTAGCAGTGGCAGAAGAGCAAAACGCGGGAATGCAGCAGTGGAAGTCGCAGCCGGCAAAGCTGAGCGGCTTTCTCAAGGACGTCCGCAACGAGTTGAAGAAGGTGGTCTCGCCGTCGCGGGCCGAGGTCCAGTCGACCACGATCGTCGTGATTGTGACCGTGTTTGTGTTTGCCTTCTACTTCTGGATTGTGGACAACGTCATTGGCCGGGCCATCGAAGTGGTCCTGGACAAACTGACCTCGCACTAA
- the rplK gene encoding 50S ribosomal protein L11, with amino-acid sequence MASKKIQGYVKLQVMAGKANPAPPIGPALGQAQVNIMEFCKQFNARTSTPEMAGLIIPVVITVFADRSFTFETKTPPAAVLLKKAAKIEKGAGAPNKDKVGKVTEAQVREIATTKMPDLNASSVESAIKSIKGTARSMGIEVVA; translated from the coding sequence ATGGCATCGAAGAAGATTCAAGGATACGTCAAGCTCCAGGTGATGGCAGGCAAGGCCAACCCGGCTCCGCCGATCGGCCCCGCGCTCGGTCAGGCGCAGGTCAACATCATGGAGTTCTGCAAGCAGTTCAACGCCCGCACCTCCACCCCGGAGATGGCCGGCCTGATCATCCCGGTTGTGATCACGGTTTTTGCTGACCGTTCGTTCACCTTCGAGACGAAGACCCCCCCGGCTGCCGTTCTGCTGAAGAAGGCCGCCAAGATCGAAAAGGGCGCCGGCGCCCCGAACAAGGACAAGGTTGGCAAGGTGACCGAGGCCCAGGTTCGTGAGATCGCCACCACCAAGATGCCTGACCTGAACGCGTCGTCGGTTGAGAGTGCGATCAAGTCCATCAAGGGTACGGCTCGTTCGATGGGCATCGAGGTTGTAGCCTAA